Proteins encoded within one genomic window of Thermococcus celer Vu 13 = JCM 8558:
- a CDS encoding leucine/methionine racemase has product MGSPSKEEVLERYSRVFPRAARVTYAPIVGVKARNALVWDVEGRDYIDFLSDAAVQNVGHNNPRVVEAIKEQAERLIHFTFIYGFPLEPLLLAEKLAKIAPVENPKVSFGLTGSDANDGAIKFARAYTKRRAILSYLRSYYGSTYGAMSVTGLEFEVRSIVGELSDVHYIPYPNCYRCPFGKEPGSCHFECLDYLKSKFEGEVYADGVAALFAEPIQGDAGMIVPPKDYFKRLKRILDEHGILLVVDEVQSGLGRTGRWFAIEHFGVKPDVITLAKPLGGGLPISAIIGRGEILDSLPPLGHAFTLSGNPVASRAALAVIEEIEEKDLLRRAERLGKRAKKRLDRMKEEHELIGDVRGLGLMLGVDLVKDRETKERAYEEARKVVWRAYELGLIVAFLQGNVLRIQPPLTIEEELLDEGLDRLERAVGDVEEGRVPDEVLTKVQGW; this is encoded by the coding sequence ATGGGTTCACCGAGTAAGGAGGAGGTTCTGGAGCGCTATTCACGGGTTTTTCCAAGGGCGGCGCGCGTAACGTACGCGCCCATAGTCGGGGTCAAAGCCAGGAACGCCCTCGTCTGGGACGTTGAAGGCAGGGATTACATAGACTTCCTGAGCGATGCGGCGGTTCAGAACGTCGGTCACAACAATCCGCGGGTTGTAGAGGCGATAAAGGAGCAGGCGGAAAGGTTAATCCACTTCACGTTCATCTACGGCTTTCCCCTTGAGCCCCTTCTTTTGGCCGAGAAGCTGGCAAAGATAGCGCCGGTTGAGAATCCAAAGGTGAGCTTTGGACTGACAGGGAGCGACGCCAACGACGGCGCGATAAAGTTCGCGAGGGCTTATACTAAGAGAAGGGCCATCTTGAGCTATCTCAGGAGTTATTACGGTTCAACCTACGGTGCGATGAGCGTAACCGGCCTCGAGTTCGAGGTTCGCTCCATCGTCGGCGAGCTGAGTGACGTTCACTACATCCCCTACCCGAACTGCTACCGCTGTCCCTTCGGCAAAGAGCCCGGGAGCTGTCACTTTGAGTGCCTCGACTACTTGAAATCCAAGTTCGAGGGAGAAGTCTACGCGGACGGGGTTGCCGCCCTCTTCGCCGAGCCGATACAGGGCGATGCCGGCATGATCGTTCCTCCTAAGGATTACTTCAAAAGGCTGAAGAGGATCCTCGATGAACACGGTATCCTCCTGGTGGTTGACGAGGTTCAGAGCGGACTCGGGAGAACGGGGAGGTGGTTCGCGATAGAGCACTTCGGAGTTAAACCTGACGTAATAACCCTGGCGAAGCCCCTCGGCGGGGGACTCCCGATAAGCGCGATAATCGGTAGGGGAGAAATCCTCGATTCCCTGCCGCCCCTCGGGCACGCGTTCACGCTCAGCGGAAACCCCGTGGCGAGCAGGGCGGCCCTGGCCGTTATCGAGGAAATTGAGGAGAAAGACCTTCTGAGGAGGGCCGAGAGACTGGGAAAACGCGCGAAAAAGCGGCTGGATAGGATGAAGGAGGAGCACGAGCTCATAGGCGACGTCCGCGGCCTCGGTCTGATGCTCGGTGTTGACCTCGTCAAGGACCGGGAAACGAAGGAAAGGGCCTATGAAGAGGCGAGAAAGGTTGTGTGGCGGGCCTACGAGCTCGGTCTAATAGTTGCCTTCCTCCAGGGCAACGTCCTGAGGATACAGCCACCGCTCACGATAGAGGAGGAGCTCCTCGATGAGGGCCTGGACAGGCTGGAGCGGGCCGTAGGTGACGTTGAGGAGGGCAGGGTCCCGGACGAGGTTCTGACGAAGGTTCAGGGATGGTGA
- a CDS encoding Lrp/AsnC family transcriptional regulator, giving the protein MLNNGHIDELDRRILHVLQEDGRASYSEIARRLKVPESTVRLRVKKLREKGVIRKFAALINPFKAGYTIVAFIAVDVEPSKIKKAAEELSKLPEVDVLGIATGAHDILMQVTVKDLQELESFLIEKLGKVEGIRSTETSILTSVKKWGYARVF; this is encoded by the coding sequence ATGCTGAATAATGGGCATATCGACGAACTCGACAGGAGGATACTCCACGTCCTCCAGGAGGACGGGAGGGCGAGCTACTCCGAGATAGCCAGAAGGCTCAAGGTCCCCGAATCAACGGTGAGGCTTCGCGTGAAGAAACTCCGAGAGAAGGGCGTCATCAGAAAGTTTGCGGCGCTGATAAACCCCTTCAAGGCCGGTTACACCATAGTCGCCTTCATAGCGGTGGACGTTGAGCCGAGCAAAATCAAAAAGGCCGCTGAGGAGCTGAGCAAACTGCCAGAGGTGGACGTCCTCGGCATAGCAACGGGAGCGCACGACATCCTTATGCAGGTGACCGTGAAAGACCTTCAGGAGCTGGAGAGTTTCCTCATAGAAAAGCTCGGAAAGGTGGAGGGAATAAGGAGCACGGAAACATCGATCCTGACGAGCGTGAAAAAGTGGGGCTACGCGAGGGTGTTTTAG
- a CDS encoding M24 family metallopeptidase, producing the protein MMGKPEIFKRRVERFQELLRENDIDGAVIRTLSSFIYFTGIKWLRPSLLIPAEGEPIVYTVKGEAELFRQRSWIENVVEFQRAEELMAGVVSWIGRNGFGRVGLEFGIERDAYLIFLKIFERLNPTVEVVDVFDLTMRLRMVKDEWELDNIRSAGRIAARGMKVAEETIKPGLSELEVAAEVVRELMLSGSEDPKVYVSTTPRAHAEPFRDLKVPENGVVTVVIGADYNHYYANTARTFVVGEPGERVKKAIEVKEEAYRMALEETRVGVTLNAVERKLEKFYRERGFGGSYIAGYTHGVGLLIEEPPIATIVVPQRAAKVRENMVLTVIHSPLMIPEGAIKHEDTYIVKKDGLERVT; encoded by the coding sequence AACCCGAGATATTTAAAAGGCGCGTTGAGCGCTTTCAGGAGCTCCTGAGGGAGAACGATATAGACGGAGCGGTGATAAGAACCCTCTCGAGTTTCATATACTTCACGGGGATCAAGTGGTTGCGGCCGAGCCTCCTTATCCCGGCTGAGGGGGAGCCCATCGTCTACACCGTCAAGGGTGAGGCCGAGCTCTTCAGGCAGAGGAGCTGGATAGAGAACGTCGTGGAGTTCCAGCGCGCCGAGGAGCTCATGGCGGGCGTCGTAAGCTGGATAGGCAGGAACGGCTTTGGGAGGGTCGGGCTCGAGTTCGGGATCGAGAGGGACGCTTACCTCATATTCCTGAAGATATTCGAGCGCCTCAACCCGACGGTCGAGGTCGTTGACGTATTCGACCTGACCATGAGGCTTAGAATGGTGAAGGACGAGTGGGAGCTCGACAACATCAGGAGTGCCGGGAGGATAGCGGCAAGGGGCATGAAGGTCGCGGAGGAGACGATAAAACCCGGACTAAGCGAGCTTGAGGTGGCGGCTGAGGTGGTCAGGGAGCTCATGCTCAGCGGGAGCGAGGATCCGAAGGTCTACGTCTCGACGACGCCGAGGGCCCACGCCGAGCCCTTCAGAGACCTCAAGGTTCCCGAAAACGGCGTGGTTACGGTCGTCATAGGCGCCGACTACAACCACTACTACGCCAACACCGCGAGGACCTTCGTCGTCGGGGAGCCGGGCGAGAGGGTTAAGAAGGCCATAGAGGTCAAGGAGGAGGCATACCGGATGGCGCTCGAGGAGACCCGGGTTGGCGTTACGCTGAACGCGGTGGAAAGGAAGCTCGAGAAGTTCTACAGGGAGAGGGGCTTTGGCGGTTCTTACATAGCGGGCTACACCCACGGCGTCGGTCTCCTCATAGAGGAGCCGCCGATAGCCACGATAGTCGTTCCCCAGAGGGCCGCGAAGGTTCGGGAGAACATGGTTCTGACGGTTATACACTCACCCCTCATGATCCCCGAGGGCGCGATAAAGCATGAGGACACTTACATAGTGAAGAAGGACGGGCTGGAGAGGGTTACCTAA